Below is a window of Pseudomonadota bacterium DNA.
CCACTGACTGAGCCCCCTTTTGTTTAAGAACAAACAATTGTCAACGACATCAACATGGCCGCATTAATACCTATTCATGCCGGTTGCTTATCGGGAGGATAAAAGGTCATTGATAACTTCTGAATGATGGCACCGGCAGGTGTATTTGCAACAGCGCCGTCTTCACCAATCGCAAAAAATTTGCCTGTCTCCCTCATCTGGTCCCAGTTATGAAAGAAAACGGTCGAAACAGGCAGGCCGAATTCACGAAAGCAAAAAACGTACTGGTTATCATCGAACTTATAATCGGTATGAAAATCTACGTCCGCCTCTCCACGAAGCGGTCCCACGACGCAATGCCAGACATAGCGTTGTGTATTCAAGTAAATATGTTCAAAACACTGGTTAGGATTGTATGTGTAGAGCGCCCGCAAACCTACCAGATCACGTGTAGGAGCAGGTTTACGTCCCGTTGGCGGAATAGACGGATCACCAAGAACGCCTGGAGAAAACTGATGAATAGCCCGAGGCTCTTTGCCTACATCGCCTTCGCGCATAATTGTCCGAATTGAGAGCACCCG
It encodes the following:
- a CDS encoding MoaF N-terminal domain-containing protein translates to MMSQREGETNYKYEDYASEMAFHRLNQTEALVGQTVRITLESGAIFVIEFIERNKVMWKNGNEGGMDWCEVVEVAPETYFIDMTFTSEPRQSETFIVNTKTRRVLSIRTIMREGDVGKEPRAIHQFSPGVLGDPSIPPTGRKPAPTRDLVGLRALYTYNPNQCFEHIYLNTQRYVWHCVVGPLRGEADVDFHTDYKFDDNQYVFCFREFGLPVSTVFFHNWDQMRETGKFFAIGEDGAVANTPAGAIIQKLSMTFYPPDKQPA